A single Oryctolagus cuniculus chromosome 18, mOryCun1.1, whole genome shotgun sequence DNA region contains:
- the NLRP11 gene encoding NACHT, LRR and PYD domains-containing protein 11 — protein MAMLDLTDLDLLWFLQTLSDKEFQSFKDCLERDPLALGLTQLPLLPLRRAGREELVDILTATYEAQYTWMMAGNAFDKINRIDLCERIRRRRRRHEEIDKVVVGRKVLYQWEQCPFAEVHNYFYGEIAINTLHVLQNSYTTNSDYSAKNLNVFLFGEGAIGKTMVIRMAVLGWIKEEIWKDTISYVVYLTSHEINQITCCSLVELISKDWPGGYAPVADILAYSKHLLFILEDLDNINCSLNVDELALCSDSRQQVPMSVLLASLLQRKMAPGSWFLISSRFGGETAMRTLMKHSDYCLTLQFSDERRKLYFTLFFRNEQKVMTACRLVHDNEMLISLCQVPALCWVTCTALSRHLGKGDDIKLSYQTHTDVFTHFLANTLTPEAGATGGQHRLVLLERLCTLAVEGLLHDTQNFSDEDLRSVGLTEDDVSLLQARKILVRCSNIQDRHTFIHLKVQEFCAAIAYMMILNSCQIPSASRKLKEKRETYPDFSPVTVSIFGLLNEKRRKILETSFGCQLLVEPLRQYFRQQMECLSNNPRAMEYHMPVFYCLFENQEEEFVKQIMGFFLQATVNIRTSRDLMVSSYCLKHSQTLQRLKLGVLFVFKHKDPNVKLTSRQVRNLAYWRDICSLLHTNENLRELELCNSDLHSTSERILCKSLTHASCRLQTLKLSNLAVGSEFDDLFRAIAQIKSLTSLSLNRMDMSPKMFSLLHEILDSPACNLQHLCLMKCDLKASACRDVASLLVDSKKLKKLTLSNNPLKNDGVKILCDALLHPNCILESLVLFFCCLTEACCSSIGRVLLLSKTLKHLDLSVNFLQNHGVLVLTLPLMFPACKLQELELSGCFFNGDVCRDIASAIVNNQNLRSLELGSNYLGDAGVTLLCEALRHPSCKLENIGLEECMLTSACCESLASVLRSSKTLKRLNLLGNKLGDEGIVQLVQGLGEPSCVLQTLGLEMSNVGEETQKLLQAVKEKNCSLEFVSQSWAKREGRGAGGRTDCPSPSEPSFARQKEAWHLITSRMPRQFRPLEGSAAGGGQPPQTHSCLKPLDVWTLSIGVFYTWNGQQMELTGSLHTEE, from the exons GTCACGAAGAGATAGACAAAGTTGTCGTAGGAAGAAAAGTCCTATACCAGTGGGAACAGTGCCCTTTTGCAGAGGTGCACAACTACTTCTACGGTGAAATTGCCATCAACACTTTACACGTACTGCAGAATTCGTATACGACTAACAGTGACTACTCAGCTAAGAACCTTAACGTGTTCCTGTTCGGAGAAGGAGCGATTGGGAAAACCATGGTGATAAGGATGGCGGTGCTAGGGTGGATCAAGGAGGAGATCTGGAAGGACACAATCTCCTACGTTGTGTACCTCACTTCTCACGAAATCAACCAGATCACCTGTTGCAGCTTGGTCGAGCTCATCTCCAAGGACTGGCCTGGTGGCTACGCTCCGGTGGCAGACATCCTGGCTTACTCTAAGCATCTCCTCTTCATCCTTGAGGACTTGGACAACATCAACTGCAGCTTAAACGTGGACGAGCTTGCCTTATGCAGCGACAGCAGACAGCAGGTGCCAATGTCGGTTCTGCTGGCCAGTCTGCTGCAGAGGAAAATGGCTCCGGGTTCCTGGTTCCTCATCTCCTCCAGGTTCGGCGGCGAAACCGCCATGAGGACACTGATGAAGCACTCGGATTACTGCCTCACCCTACAGTTCTCGGATGAAAGGAGGAAGCTGTATTTCACCTTATTCTTTCGCAACGAGCAGAAGGTGATGACAGCTTGCAGACTTGTTCATGACAATGAGATGCTCATCAGCTTGTGTCAGGTCCCCGCGTTATGCTGGGTCACTTGCACTGCTCTGAGCCGGCACCTAGGCAAGGGTGATGACATAAAACTCTCCTACCAAACACACACTGACGTCTTCACCCACTTTCTTGCCAATACACTGACACCTGAGGCTGGAGCGACAGGCGGTCAGCATCGACTGGTTCTCCTGGAACGTCTTTGCACGCTGGCCGTGGAAGGGCTGCTCCACGACACCCAGAATTTTAGTGACGAGGACCTCAGGAGTGTTGGTTTGACCGAGGATGATGTCTCCCTGTTGCAGGCCCGCAAGATTCTCGTGCGGTGCAGCAATATTCAAGACCGGCACACGTTCATACACTTGAAGGTCCAAGAGTTCTGCGCGGCCATTGCGTATATGATGATACTGAACAGCTGCCAAATCCCCTCGGCCAGCAGAAAGcttaaagagaaaagggaaacataCCCTGATTTCAGTCCAGTAACTGTATCCATCTTTGGACTTCTCAATGAGAAGAGGAGGAAAATTCTCGAGACGTCCTTTGGCTGTCAACTACTGGTGGAGCCGCTCAGACAGTACTTTCGGCAACAGATGGAGTGTCTGAGTAACAATCCCAGAGCGATGGAATACCACATGCCCGTGTTCTACTGCCTCTTTGAGAATCAGGAGGAAGAGTTTGTGAAACAGATAATGGGCTTTTTCTTGCAGGCTACTGTGAATATTCGAACAAGCAGAGACCTGATGGTTTCGTCGTATTGCCTGAAGCACAGCCAGACTTTGCAAAGACTGAAGCTGGGCGTGCTGTTTGTCTTTAAACACAAGGATCCCAACGTGAAGCTGACTTCTCG TCAGGTGAGGAACCTCGCCTACTGGAGAGATATCTGCTCGCTGCTCCACACCAACGAGAACCTCCGGGAGCTGGAGCTCTGTAACAGTGACCTTCACAGCACCTCGGAAAGGATTCTGTGTAAATCGCTGACACATGCCAGCTGTCGGCTCCAGACACTCAA gTTGTCAAATCTTGCAGTGGGCTCTGAATTTGATGACTTGTTCAGGGCTATTGCCCAGATCAAGAGCCTGACTTCCCTGAGCCTGAACCGCATGGACATGTCCCCAAAGATGTTTTCACTTCTGCATGAGATCCTGGATAGCCCAGCCTGCAACCTACAGCACTTGTG CTTGATGAAATGTGACCTGAAAGCTAGTGCGTGTAGAGACGTCGCCTCGCTCCTTGTCGACAGCAAGAAGCTGAAGAAGCTGACCTTGTCCAACAACCCACTGAAGAACGATGGGGTGAAGATACTGTGTGACGCCTTGCTCCACCCAAATTGTATTCTGGAGTCGCTGGT GTTGTTCTTCTGCTGCCTCACCGAAGCTTGCTGCAGCTCCATCGGGAGAGTTCTTCTACTCAGCAAAACCCTGAAGCATCTAGACCTGAGTGTGAATTTCCTGCAAAACCACGGAGTGCTGGTCTTGACCCTGCCTCTGATGTTTCCCGCCTGCAAATTACAAGAGCTGGA GCTGTCTGGCTGCTTTTTTAACGGTGATGTCTGTCGGGATATCGCCTCCGCCATCGTTAACAATCAAAACctgaggagcctggagcttgggAGCAATTACCTGGGAGATGCGGGCGTGACGCTGCTGTGTGAGGCCTTGCGACATCCCAGCTGCAAGCTGGAGAATATCGG GCTGGAAGAGTGTATGCTAACCAGTGCCTGCTGCGAATCTCTCGCATCTGTTCTTAGGAGCAGCAAAACGCTAAAAAGACTGAATCTGCTTGGGAACAAGTTGGGTGACGAAGGAATTGTGCAGCTTGTTCAGGGCTTGGGAGAGCCAAGCTGTGTGCTTCAGACCCTTGG GCTAGAAATGAGCAATGTGGGTGAAGAAACCCAGAAGCTACTGCAGGCCGTGAAAGAGAAAAATTGCAGCCTTGAGTTTGTGAGTCAGTCCTGGGCCAAGCGAGAAGGCAGAGGGGCCGGTGGCCGCACTGACTGTCCGAGTCCTTCGGAGCCGAGTTTTGCGAGGCAGAAGGAAGCCTGGCACTTAATCACCTCCCGAATGCCCAGGCAGTTCAGACCCTTAGAAGGGTCTGCCGCAGGCGGTGGGCAGCCCCCTCAGACGCACT CTTGTCTCAAACCCCTTGACGTCTGGACCCTGTCCATTGGTGTGTTCTACACGTGGAATGGCCAGCAAATGGAGCTCACTGGCTCGCTGCACACTGAGGAGTAA